TTGGCAAATAACAATTTCCCTGGCAATTATTGATATTATTTTTGCCTATTTCTTAATTTCTGGCTCCAGAAAAAGCACAATTATATCCAACTTAAAACGTAGAAAATTATACCTTTAGGAGATTAAACACATGAAATTTGGTGAGCATTTAAAACAGGCACGAATTACGCGTCACTTAACTCAAGAAGAAGTTGCCGAAAAATTCTTTATTAGTAGACAGACAATTTCTAGCTGGGAAAATGAAAAAACTTATCCAGATATTGTTACACTAATTAAACTAAGTGACTACTACCAAATTTCACTTGATACCCTATTGAAGGAGGATACGGGTATGAAAGAATATTTAGAAAAAAAGAATGTCATTACAAAACTAAAGCCAATTAAGTGGTGTCTAACAGTAATTGGCCTGATATTAATTGCTTTTTGGTTAGTCAGCCTTAGTTACTCCAACATTTTCATTCTGTTAGCATTAGTAATCACGATTTTTGTCATCACAGCTTTAGCAAGACTAAATGAACTCGATCAAGCAAATTCTCTAGGCTTAAAATATAATTGGCAAAAATACTTTGATGAGCATTCCAAAATAAATTATCTTGTTTTTACAATCATATTAATTTTAGCGATTAGCTTGATTATTTACCAACTTCAAAACATTAATTTTAATAGTGCAACTATATCAGGCACATCTGAATCAGCAGGTGAAAACTTCGGTTATATCATAGGTTATGTTTTTGGCGATTTAACACATCGCCTACTATCTGTAGTGCTTGTTATCGAACTTTATAAACAATGCATTGAATAAAATTATTTTAATAAATACATGATATTTTCCGCCTAGCAGTCTATAATAAAAGCAAAAATATTAGGAGGTTACTCTATGAAATTAACTAAAAAAACGATGCTAGTAGCAACTGGTATTAGTCTTATTGCCGGTTTTGGCATTGGTAGTCTTAATCCCCTGCGCTCCACCAATGCAGACACAGAAAATAACTACCATGATAACGCAACTTATTGCAACTATCATAATCGTTATAAGAACTCATCATACTGCTATAATCAACGTAACACACATCGCGTAAATTCTAATAATTACCGTTGTTCTAATGGTTGTTGGTAATTTACAAAAAAGCTTAGCAAGTTTTGCTAAGCTTTTTTTGTTACATGTGAAACAACAGCTAACTAATTAGCCGCTTAACTTCACTAATTTCTTTTTTCAAAGGTTGCATACCATCTAGTACCAAGTCCGCATTCTTAGCAACATACTCTTGATTATCAACATATAACTGCCGCGCCGTTGATAAATATACTTTAGCCCAAGCGATTATTTCTGCTGCAGTTTTATTTTGATCATCACGGATTATCTGCCGTGCAAAAGCAACATCCAGTGGCGTTTTAATATAGACTACCCAAGTTATATACGGCTTTAAAACTTCATGACAATAACCGAAAGGAAAATCAATCAAAATCAACGGTACATTATTGTACACTTGCTTAAAGTCATTCATTAATTTACTAATATCGTACTGATTTATCGCTTCTTTTAAGGGCACTGTTGGTTCTGGTGCACTAGGTAATTGATCGATATCGTAATCGTCAAATGAAATAACCTTGCTAAATGAATATAATTTACTCAATTCATTAATCAGCGTCGTTTTTCCACTCGCGGTTACACCACTAACTACAAGGACTTTACTCTTCATGGGTTCTTCTCGACTTTCTAAATAATCAAATTCATTATAAAGCGAATTCAAAGTAACTACACTTTTTTATTGTAAAGCATCTAACAAGTACGATATAATTACATTGAAAAAAATATTTTATTATCAAACATAGGGAGCTTATACTATGAACAAAATTACAAAAGTTTTAGGCTTATCAGTTGCAGCATTGAGCCTTGCAGGTGGTAGTTTTACTACAAATGAGGTTAATGCCAAAACTACTAAAACACACATTACTAACAAAAAAGCTGTTAAAAAGACCTCTAAAAAGAAAGCCAAGGGTACGAAATATGGCTTCAAAAAAGCTTTTGTCTTCTCAAAAGACTTACAAGGTAAATGGTACAGTAACAATAATTTGACCCCTGACCCACTTGAAGTTGGCAAATCAACGTTGGTTCTTCCATATACTGGTAAAAAGGCCAAAGCCGTTGTCATTGGCAAAGTTAAGGGAACCAACAAATACACATGGCAAATGAGTGGTAATTGGAAGTTAAAGCACGCCAAGGCTTTTGCTAACGTAATGCGCGGCTCATATAAGACCATTAACAAGACTAAATGGACCGTTCTTAGTCCAGTCGATGAAAAGTCAGTTACTGCTGGCTTTGCTTATACTGTCAAGGACGAAAAAATTGACGATAAGACTGGCGAAACTATCAAAGTTGTTTTTGAAGCAAGACCTGACGATGGTAAAGTAATCAACCAATACTTTACAAGTAAAGACTTGGCTAACAAGTATGCTGCAACCAAGTTTGCTGACATGACTTATTCAGATATCAACCCAAGATAAGATTATTTTTAATAAAAAAAGCGAGTGAGGAAATTTTCCTTACTCGCTTTTTATGTTTCACATGTAACATTTAGTGCAAAATAATATACTATACAAAAACACGCTAATAACAAACGATATAATTTTTTGCTCTTCACTATACAAAATCACTTGACAATCATGTAACCATTTTAATTAACTTTTTCCTTGTTTTACCCCTACATCTCGTATTAAACTTATTAAGTATCAATATGTTGTATTTAAGAAAGAGCGTGATTCAAGTTATTGTTTTAAGCGGGCCAATTGGAGCCGGTAAATCCAGTTTAACCAGTATTTTAGCTGAACATCTAGGTACTCAAGCCTTCTATGAGGGAGTTGACAGTAATCCTGTTCTTCCCCTGTACTACAAGGATATGAAGCGATATACGTTTTTGCTCAATATCTACTTGCTCAACCATCGGATAGCACAGATTAATCAAGCAGTTAAAGAGAAAAACAGCGTTTCAGACCGATCAATCTATGAAGATGCTCTCTTTTTCAAAATGAACGCAGACAGTAATGTCGCTGATCCAACAGAATTTAAGATTTACGACAGCTTGCTCGAAAACATGATGGAAGATACTCCCGGTAATCCAAGTAAGAAGCCGGATTTACTCATTTATATTCATGTGTCGCTAGAAACAATGCTTAAACGCATTAAAAAGCGTGGTCGCTCTTACGAACAAATCAGTACAGATCCTAGTTTAAAGGACTACTATGCACGCCTTATCCGCTACTATGAGCCATGGTATAAAAATTACAATGCATCACCTAAAATAGCAATTGACGGCGACAAATTTGATTTCATTACTGATGAAAATGCTAAAAAAGAAGTTTTGCAGCAAATTGATGACAAATTGCGCGAACTAGGTAATTTAAAATAAAGAAGGAACGTGATGACAGTTATTGTTTTAAGCGGGCCAATTGGAGCCGGTAAATCCAGTTTAACCAGTATTTTAGCAGATTATTTAGGTACTAAGCCATTCTATGAAAGCGTCGATAACAACCCTGTTTTGCCGCTTTTTTACGCTGATCCTAAAAAATACGCCTTTTTATTGCAAGTGTTTTTCCTAAATACACGTTTTCGCAGTATTAAAGATGCTTTAACAGAAGACAACAATGTTTTAGATCGTTCAATTTATGAAGATGCCCTCTTCTTCCAAATGAATGCTGACATTGGTCGGGCAACTCAAGAAGAAGTAGACACTTATTATGAATTATTAAACAACATGATGAGTGAGCTTACCCACATGCCAAAGAAAAATCCTGACTTGTTAGTCCACATCAACGTTTCTTATGACACGATGATCAAGCGAATTCAAAAACGTGGCCGTCCTTATGAACAGCTTAGTTACGACGCAACTCTTGAAGACTATTACAAGCGGCTGTTGCGTTACTACAAGCCGTGGTATGACAAGTACGATTATTCACCTAAGATGGAAATTGATGGTGATGCTCTCGACTTTATGACCGATGATCAAGCTCGAGCAACAGTTTTAGATCAAATTGTTGGCAAATTAAAAGAAGTTGGCAAATTACCTGAGTCATGGGATAAGCCAACCAACATTAAGATTTCTGAATAACTTTAATTACAACTGCTTGACTTATTAAATTAAGTGATTATAATTAAAAGAAAATTAAAAAGGTTATGAGCAGACTAGTAATATTTAGGGCTTACCAGAGAGTGTCAGTTGCTGTAAAGACATAAAGCGCCTAGTATGAATCACACCTGCGAACCGTTTTTCTAAATAATGTAAGAAATTCCGGCGGTGCCGTTATCACTACAGTTTTTTATTCTTGTTAAACTGACCGAGGTTATTTACGTGAGTAAATAGCAAATTAAGGTGGAATCGCGTTAAGTCGTCCTTTTAGATAAAGATTATCTAAGAGGACGTTTTTTCTTACAAATTAAGAAATTCCGGTAGTGCCGTTATCACTACAGTTAAACTACTTATGCAGTATTTAACTGATTGAGACTGTTTGCGTGAGTAAACAGCAAATTGAGGTGGAACCACGATTAAACGTCCTCTTAGACCAACGTCTAAGGGGGCGTTTTTATTATATAAGGAGAATACCATGAATTACATTAACGCCATCATGCCTTCCCTACTTCAGGGAGCGCAAATGACCTTATCACTGTTTTGTTGGACACTTATTATTTCTATTCCCTTAGGAATTATTATTAGCTTAGGGCTCATCTCGCATATTAAGCCTTTGCAGCTCTTTTTAAAATTTTATGTTTGGATTATGCGGGGAACGCCATTATTATTACAATTAATTTTTGTTTTCTACGGTTTACCAATTATTGGCGTGATTTTTCAGCGCTATGATGCGGCATTATTTGCTTTCATCCTCAACTATGCAGCATACTTTGCTGAAATTTTTCGGGGAGGTTTTCAAGCCATTCCAGAAGGACAATATGAAAGCGCCCGGGTTTTGCGATTAACTAAGATGCAAACATTAAAGCATATTGTTATTCCCCAAGTTGTCAAGATTGTTATTCCATCCATTGGTAACGAGGTTATCAATCTCGTTAAAGATACTTCTCTAGTCTATGTTATTGGCCTTGGCGACCTCCTGAGAGCCGGTAATGTTGCCACAGCAAGAGATGTTACCTTGGTACCACTAGTTTTGGTTGGTATTATTTACCTAGCTATGACGGGAATTGCATCTTACCTTTTAAAGAAAATTGAAAATAGTTATTCTAAATGGAAGTAGTCGGGAAGCGATTAGATGTTAGAACTTAAAAATATCACCAAAAAATTTGGTCAACGAACAATCTTAGATAAAGTCAATTTAACTATCCCTAGTGGACAAATTTTAGCAATTGTCGGGCCTTCTGGAGCCGGGAAAACAACTTTGCTGCGCTGTTTAAGTGGTCTTGAAGCTATCGACTCGGGCAGCTTCTTATGGGATGGACAAGAATTTAATCCCGTTAATCCAACCGATAGCAGCCAAATAATCGGCGTTGTTTTCCAAGATTATCAATTATTTCCTAATTTAACTGTATTGGAAAACATCACGTTAGCTCCAACTTTAGCACTTAAAAAAGATAAAGCAGTTGCCGAAAAACAAGCCCAAAAACTACTTGAACGTTTAAATTTAACCGGTAAAGAACAGCTCTATCCTGCACAACTCTCTGGTGGACAGCAGCAACGAGTTGCAATTGCCCGCGCTTTAGCCATGAAACCGCAAATTCTTTGTTACGACGAGCCAACTTCTGCACTTGACCCTGCTTTACGCGGGACGGTTGCTGAAATTATTCTAAAATTAAAACGTGCAGAGAACATGACACAAATCATTGTTACTCACGACATGGATTTTGCTAAAGAAGTTGCTGATAAAACCTTTACTGTTACCGATCTCAGTCAAAGGAGGTTGAGCTAAGTGAAACGCAAAGAATTTCTTACCCTTATAGTAATTTTCTGTTGTGGGATTTTCATAACGGGTTGTAGCGGAGTTTCGGTTGGTAAGCAAGCCAGTCAAACCGACAATTGGCAGCGGCTAGAAAAGCGCGGCTATGTGACTATTGGCGTTGATGATACCTTTGTTCCAATGGGATTCCGCCAAAAAAATGGCCAATTAGTTGGTTACGATGTTGACCTAGCTAAGGCTGTTTTTAAGCAGTATGGTATGCGCGTGAGCTTCCAGACGATTGACTGGTCGATGAACACCACGGAACTCAAAAACGGGACCATTGACTTAATCTGGAACGGTTTTAGCAAGACTCCTGAACGCAAAGCAAAGGTCGGCTTTAGTAAAACTTACCTGTATAGCGAACAATTATTGGTGACTAAGCGTAAAAGCCACATTAATTCCTATGCGGACATGACTGGGAAAACATTAGGAGCACAAACTGGATCTTCTGGCTACAACGACATTATCAAGCAGCCAAAGTTGCTTAAAGATCGCATTAAAAATCACGACCCAGTCCTGTATGACTCCTTCACTAATGCTTTTATCGACTTAAATGCCGGTCGCATTCAGGGACTACTAATTGACAGCACTTACGCCAATTACTATATTGCACGCCAAAAACACCCAGCTGACTTTACCATAATTCACGGGCCATTTCCTAAAGATGCCTTTGGTGTTGGCATGAGAAAAAGCGATATAACTTTGCGTGAAAAAATCAATGCTGGATTGGATAAATTAGCTAAAGATGGCACACTAACCAAAATCAATCACAAATGGTTTGGCTCGGCTGCTGATACACCCTTGCTAAAGAAAAATTAATCTAACTGCTCCAAAACGTCGGCAATCCCGTCATGATTATTATCCTGCGTAATCACTTCAAACTTTGCCTTTAAATCAGCTGGCGCATTGGCCATTAATACTGGATGAGCAACGATTTCTAGCATTGCTGCATCATTATAATTATCACCAAAAGCCCAACAATCAGTTAATTTAACATTGAAATCTTCTGCCAAAATTTTAATGCCGTTACCCTTAGAAACACCTTTAATCATTACTTCAAGTAAATTTGGTGCAGATTTAACAATGTATAATTTTGGATATTTTACTTTTAATTCTGCTTGTTCCTCATCTAATAACTTTGGGTCACCCATAATCAATACTTTGTGAGCACCCTTAAGCTTTTTAACCTGAGCTAGTGAGCTTGGTGTTGCCTTAACATCGACGGTCTTTTCTTCTTTTCCAACCAATTCGCAATTATTTCCCGGGAAATAGTACCAGTCATAGCCACTATAAACGTTCCAAACAGTTCCGTTATTTTTACGCTCAACATACTGACATATTTCTTCTGCCTGAGCGGCAGTCATAAACTGTGAGTTTAATGGTCTGCCCATTTCATCTAAAACTAGAGCGCCATTGTAAGCAATGAGCGGGCACCTTTTCATAATTTGTCCAGCTGCTGTCATAATTCCTTGTGGCATCCGACCTGATACTGGCACAAAGATATTGTCTTTAATTACCTGTTTACGAATTGCATCCCGCGTTCTAGGTGTTACTTGCAAGTCAGAATTGATTAATGTACCGTCAATATCTGAAAAAAGTAGTTTAACCATAATTTCTCCTCAACTATTTTCTTTAATTAGTAGTAATTAAGCTTATTTTAACGATTATTACTGGCCTTGGTCAATAACTGTTAATAGACGATAGTTACTCTTTAGTCAATGATTGGTTTTAATAATTCGTGTTTGCAATTATTTTTCAGAGTGATAGACTTTAATAGTCGAAAGTTAAATTTTAAACACGAACATTAATTTGTGGGAGAGAGATAATGAATTTTATTAAGAGTTATTTTCAGCTCGATAAATATAACACTAGCATTAAAGTGGAATTTCTTGCTGGTTTAACTACTTTTATTAGTATGTCATACATCCTTTTTGTCAATCCTAGCGTCTTAGGGGCAAGTGGCATGAACTCTGGGGCCGTTTTTACCTCAACTGCCTTGGCCAGTGCATTAGGAACAGCGATTATGGGAATTGTTGCCAATTACCCAATTGGTGAAGCTCCAGCCCTTGGAATTAACGCCTTCTTTGCCTACACAGTTTGTGTTGGCATGCATGTTTCATGGGAAACAGCGTTAGCTGCTGTTTTTGTTGCTTCAATCATCTTCATTTTAATCACCTTGTTTAAATTGCGGGAAAAAATCATCAATGCTATTCCAGCTGATTTGAAATTTGCCATTTCTTCAGGTATTGGCTTGTTCATCGCCTTTTTAGGAATGCAAGATGGTGGTTTAATTATCGGTAACAAGTCAACTTTGGTCGGTTTAGGATCACTTCATGATCCAGCAGTTTGGATTACAATCTTTGGCTTGTTAATAACCGTTGTGTTAATGATTTTAAATGTACCTGGTGCTATTTTTATCGGCATGGTATTAGCTGCAATCTTTGGTGTTGCTACTGGGCAAATCCCGCTACCAACTAAAGTAATTTCAATGGCGCCAAGTATTGCACCAACCTTTGGTCAAGCAATCTTTCACATTAAAGACATCAATTCACTGCAAATGTGGGTTGTTGTTTTAACATTCTTACTAGTTACCTTCTTTGATACTGCCGGTACATTAATCGGACTGGCTCAACAAGCTGGATTTATGAAAGATAACAAAATGCCACGAGTTGGTAGAGCTTTAGCTTCTGACTCAACCGCGATGATGGTTGGTTCCGTCCTAGGTACTTCACCTATTGGTGCCTTTGTTGAATCAAGTGCCGGAATTGCTGTCGGTGGTAGAACTGGTTTAACTGCTGTCTTTGTAGCAATTTTCTTCTTAATTTCTATGATTTTCAGTCCATTACTTGGATTATTTACCACTCATGTAACAGCACCTGCTTTAATTATTGTCGGTGTTCTAATGGCTCAAAATACGGCTCACATTCATTGGAATAAAATGGAAATTGCCGTACCCGCCTTCTTAATCTTAATTGGTATGCCCCTGACCTACTCCATTTCTGATGGTTTGGCATTAGGATTAATTACTTACCCAATCTGTATGGTTGCTGCTAAGCGCGGCAAGGAAGTTACACCAATGATGTGGATTCTCTTCTTCGTCTTTATTTTCTTCCTCTGGGTACTTAACTTCTAATTTAATTGAAAAAATTTTATTAAAGCCAAAATCTAACAATAGATTTTGACTTTTTTGCTTCTTATAAAATAAATTTGGCTGTATCATGGAAATATAACATGATTTAGTTATATACTAGTTACATTGGTTCTTTTTAATTTAATATTTTGGAGGAAAAAATGACGACACTAGATAAAGTCTTTCATTTAAACGATGCTCATACCACTGTTAAACGCGAGTTAATCGCCGCATTAACCACGTTTGTCAGTCTCTCCTACATCCTTTTTGTTAACCCTAACATTTTACATGCAGCTGGAATCGATAAAGGTGCAGCATTTACCGTTACCGCAATTTCAATAGCTATTGGCTGTTTCATCATGGGCTTAGTTGCCAATTATCCAATTGCCTTAGCACCAACTCTTGGCAGTGCAGCCTTTTTCGCTTATAACGTCTGCGTTGGTATGCATATCAACTGGCAAACTGCATTAGCTGCTGTTCTAGTTGCATCCGTACTGTTTATCCTAATAACTGTTCTGAAATTACGGGAAATAGTTGTTGATGCAATTCCACAAGACATGAAATATGCAATTTCAGCTGGAATTGGCCTCTTCATCGCTTTTATCGGCTTGCAAAATGGTAAGTTGATTGTAAATAGTGATTCTAATCTTGTAACTTTAGGTAAATTTAATTCACCTGCTGTCTGGATTACCCTATTTGGGTTAACGCTAACTGTTATCTTAATGGCAATGAACATTCCCGGTTCCATTTTCATTGGGATGGTCGTTACCGCTGTATTTGGCATTGTAATTGGTCAAATAGCTTTACCTAAAGCTATTATTTCCAGTGCACCAAGTATTGCTCCTACTTTTGGCCAAGCAGTTTTTCACTTAAAAGACATTAATACACCACAACTATTTATGGTTGTTCTAACCTTCTTGCTAGTTACCTTTTTTGATACCGCTGGTACCTTAATTGGAATGACTGAACAGGCAGGAATGGTTGATAAAAACGGTAAAATTCCACGGATTGGCCGCGCATTCTTATCAGATTCTGCGGCAATGGTTGAAGGTGCTATTCTCGGGACAGCTCCACTTGGAACTTCAGTTGAATCAAGTGCTGGTATCGCCATGGGCGGTCGTACCGGATTAACTGCAATTTTTGTTGGTATTTTATTTTTAATTAGTATGATTTTTAGTCCACTCTTAGCTGTTATTCCAACAACAGTTACTGCACCAGCGTTAATTATTGTTGGTGTTTTAATGGCCGGTAATTTGAAAAAAATCAATTGGGAAAAATTCGAAATTGCCTTACCTGCATTCCTGACAGTTGTTGGTATGCCGCTAACTTATAGTATTTCTGACGGGTTAGCACTAGGCATGATTGCTTATCCGATTACAATGATCGCTTCTAAACAATCTAAAAAAGTCTCACCAATGATGTACGTACTATTTGTAATTTTTATCATTTTCTTTTTAGTAACCAATATGTAATTAAGTAAACTAAAAGTCACCTAAAAAGGTGGCTTTTTTGTATCGCAATTTTAACCATCATATTCAACAGCCTGCAACTGTTTTATCTTTTCATAAACCTGACCACGCTGACCAGCATCAACTTCCAAAATCAAACTATCACCATTGTTGATTTTAGTCTGACCATTAGGAATTAAATCTCGACCACCGCGATGAATAATTTTAACCAACGTATACTGCGGCCACTTGATATCTACTATCTTTCGGTCAACCAAGTCACTATTTTCATAAACCGGAATCGTCAGCTGATCACGCTGTCCTGTTACCTGAGTCGAATTTTTCTTACCTAGCATTGCTTGTGCCAAGCTGTCATAAATTGGCATCCCGCCGAGCAATTCATCAACTAGCAACGCCACAAACGAAACCACAGCCAGTGGCATTAAGTGCAATAACGACCCCACCATTTCCGTAATTAAAATTACGGCGGTAAACGGCGCCCGAATAATTGCCGCAAAGTATCCCGCCATTGCAAAAATGATTAGGTTAATCACCAATTTTTGGGGTAATAAATGCAGCTGTGCCATTGTTAAGCCATAAATAGCACCTATTAGGGCCCCCATCGTCAAAATCGGCAAAAAGATACCACTTGGCAATCCCGAATCATACGAAACAATTGAAAAAATAATTCTAACCAAATAGAAAAACAACAGTAATCCAACCATTGACCAGCCAGTTTTGGTAATCATCTTAGGCAAACTGAGGATCAAACGGTTACCAGGGCCAGTAATTAATGGCCAACAATATGCAATTGGAATCAATAATGCTAGAGGAATCACGCCATACAGCCAGTTAGGTAAAAACGTAATTTTTGCATATAATTTTTTGCAGCTAAATAAGCCTGCTTTATACAAATAACCTAACAATCCTAAAATAATTCCTAAAAATACCAGGTGCCAGTAAAGCAAAATTGGGAATGTATGGTTATAGGACAGAGCCAGTGCCGCATGCTGACCAAACAAGTTAGAAACGACAAAGTCGGCAACCATTGCTCCAGCCAGAGCATTGAGCCACACACGCTTTGAAAAGTTATGAAACACTTCTTCTAGGACAAACAGGGCACCACTTAACGGTGCACCAAATGCAGCAGCTAAACCACTTGCCGCTCCCGTTGCAATTAGAACGCGGGCGTTAGTTTTAGTCTGACTGCAGCCCTCGCCGACCCCTTGACCGATAGTTGCCCCTAATTGAAGAGATGGTCCCTCAGGACCTAGAAAGAGGCCTGTACTAATTACTAAACTTCCGCCAATTAATTTGCGCCACAAAATTGGTACCCACTGAAGTGTCAGGCTTCCTTGCAGCTGCAACTTAACCTCAGGAATTCCAGACCCACCAACATGAGGATACTGTTTAACAAAATAACCAGCTATCATTCCCACTAATACCAAACCACAAGCAATGATAGCAAGCCACCAAGCGTTATTATGAGCTAAATGAAATAATTTCAACCAAAAGGCTGTCATTTTTTCAATTCCTAAGCGAAAAATACCAACAATTATGCCTGTAAATAATCCCACTAACAGAGCCTGGCCCAACAATGTTATTTCCGAATGATTGCGCAAAATTCATACTCCTCTATCTACAACAAAAAACAGCTAAATTAATTTAGCTGTTTTTGTGTTACACGTGTAACATAATTATTTTTCTTCATACCATTCTGTATGGAAGACACCAGGACGGTCATTTCTGTAATAAGTGTGTGCACCGAAGTAATCACGTTGACCCTGAATTAGGTTAGCAGGTAAGCTTGGATTAAAAATTGATTCCAAGTAATTAAGAGCAGCGCTCAAGGTTGGTGTTGGAATACCAGCTTTAGTTGCTAGTGCAATTACTTGCCGCAAAGCACCAATATTTTCAGCCATTAAATCCTTGAAGTAACTATCTTCAAATAAATTATCCAGCTTTTTGCCGTTCTCATAAGCATTTTCAATATCTTTCAACATTGACGAACGAATAATACAACCAGCTTCCCAATCTTGAGCAATTGCTGGGTAACGCAAATCCCATTTATAAGCATCTGCAGCCATCTTCAATTGTTGGAAGCCTTGAGCATAAGCAACAGCTTGACCTAATTGCAATGCTTTACCCAAATTAGCTACTAAATCAGCTGGTACATCGCCATTCCAAGTGATTTCTTTACCAGCACGTGTTGTTGCCTTAGACATAAACCGTGCTAAAACAGCTTCAGCAATTACACTAATTGGTGTTCCTAAGCGAATTGCGTCCTCAAGCATCCAGTTACCAGTACCCTTGTATGATGCCACATTCAAGATATGGTCGATTACGTAATCAGGAGTTAATTCATCTTTTTGCTTCAAGACCTCTGCCGTAATTTCACTTAAATAAGCCTTAACGATTCCTTGGTTCCAATCCGTAAAGATTTGAGCCATTTCATCATTAGTTTTACCAGCAACTTTTCGTAAAATATCATAAACTTCGGAAAATTCTTGCATAATGCCGTATTCAATTCCGTTATGAACCATTTTAACGTAGTGACCGCTGCCTTCAGGTCCAATAAAGCTGACACAAGGACGACCCTCAGTATTTTTAGCAGCAATTGCTTCCAGGATCGGAGCAACTTGCTTGTAAGCTTCTTCATCGCCACCTGGCATTAAAGCTGGGCCATTCAAAGCTCCTTCTTCACCACCGGAAACACCCATTCCAATAAAGTGAATGCCATGTTCCTGCATTTCATGAAATCGCCGGTTAGTATCGTTAAAGTTGGAATTACCACCATCGATTAAAATATCACCCTTGTCCAGTAAAGGTAATAAAGTATGTAAAGTTTCATCAACTGGACGACCAGCTGCGATTTGAATTAAAATTTTGCGTGGTTTCTCTAATGAATTAACGAACTCTTCCCAAGAATAAGTAGGTTTTAATTTATCGTCTTCATATTTTGCAAAAGCATCAACTTCTGGCTTGTCAATACTGTAACCAGAAACTGAAAAGCCACTATTTCTGACATTTAAAGCAAGATTCTTACCCATTACAGATAAGCCAATTATTCCAAATTGTTGCATATTTTATCCTCCACTATTAAATTTATCCCCTATTATTATACTTATAAGTATGCAAAAAAGCGAAACCTTTTTATTAGTTCCGCTTTTTATTTTTTTAATATTAACGATTAATTAACATTAAGCTTCTGAAGCACCTGAAGTTGCATCGTCTTCATCTACAGGACCAAAAGCATCATCGTTAACGCCGTACTTTTCAGCAAAGTAGCTGAATGGCTTCAAACCTTGTGCTTGGTACTTCTCAACGAATGCTGGGTCGTCCAAAGTGTTCAATTCAGTTGAGTAAGGCATTTCGTGAGTAAGCTTAACGTCTACTAACATTGGCTTATC
The sequence above is a segment of the Lactobacillus sp. ESL0677 genome. Coding sequences within it:
- a CDS encoding helix-turn-helix transcriptional regulator yields the protein MKFGEHLKQARITRHLTQEEVAEKFFISRQTISSWENEKTYPDIVTLIKLSDYYQISLDTLLKEDTGMKEYLEKKNVITKLKPIKWCLTVIGLILIAFWLVSLSYSNIFILLALVITIFVITALARLNELDQANSLGLKYNWQKYFDEHSKINYLVFTIILILAISLIIYQLQNINFNSATISGTSESAGENFGYIIGYVFGDLTHRLLSVVLVIELYKQCIE
- a CDS encoding adenylyl-sulfate kinase, producing the protein MKSKVLVVSGVTASGKTTLINELSKLYSFSKVISFDDYDIDQLPSAPEPTVPLKEAINQYDISKLMNDFKQVYNNVPLILIDFPFGYCHEVLKPYITWVVYIKTPLDVAFARQIIRDDQNKTAAEIIAWAKVYLSTARQLYVDNQEYVAKNADLVLDGMQPLKKEISEVKRLIS
- a CDS encoding deoxynucleoside kinase; this encodes MIQVIVLSGPIGAGKSSLTSILAEHLGTQAFYEGVDSNPVLPLYYKDMKRYTFLLNIYLLNHRIAQINQAVKEKNSVSDRSIYEDALFFKMNADSNVADPTEFKIYDSLLENMMEDTPGNPSKKPDLLIYIHVSLETMLKRIKKRGRSYEQISTDPSLKDYYARLIRYYEPWYKNYNASPKIAIDGDKFDFITDENAKKEVLQQIDDKLRELGNLK
- a CDS encoding deoxynucleoside kinase, with protein sequence MTVIVLSGPIGAGKSSLTSILADYLGTKPFYESVDNNPVLPLFYADPKKYAFLLQVFFLNTRFRSIKDALTEDNNVLDRSIYEDALFFQMNADIGRATQEEVDTYYELLNNMMSELTHMPKKNPDLLVHINVSYDTMIKRIQKRGRPYEQLSYDATLEDYYKRLLRYYKPWYDKYDYSPKMEIDGDALDFMTDDQARATVLDQIVGKLKEVGKLPESWDKPTNIKISE
- a CDS encoding amino acid ABC transporter permease, whose protein sequence is MNYINAIMPSLLQGAQMTLSLFCWTLIISIPLGIIISLGLISHIKPLQLFLKFYVWIMRGTPLLLQLIFVFYGLPIIGVIFQRYDAALFAFILNYAAYFAEIFRGGFQAIPEGQYESARVLRLTKMQTLKHIVIPQVVKIVIPSIGNEVINLVKDTSLVYVIGLGDLLRAGNVATARDVTLVPLVLVGIIYLAMTGIASYLLKKIENSYSKWK
- a CDS encoding amino acid ABC transporter ATP-binding protein — translated: MLELKNITKKFGQRTILDKVNLTIPSGQILAIVGPSGAGKTTLLRCLSGLEAIDSGSFLWDGQEFNPVNPTDSSQIIGVVFQDYQLFPNLTVLENITLAPTLALKKDKAVAEKQAQKLLERLNLTGKEQLYPAQLSGGQQQRVAIARALAMKPQILCYDEPTSALDPALRGTVAEIILKLKRAENMTQIIVTHDMDFAKEVADKTFTVTDLSQRRLS
- a CDS encoding amino acid ABC transporter substrate-binding protein — its product is MKRKEFLTLIVIFCCGIFITGCSGVSVGKQASQTDNWQRLEKRGYVTIGVDDTFVPMGFRQKNGQLVGYDVDLAKAVFKQYGMRVSFQTIDWSMNTTELKNGTIDLIWNGFSKTPERKAKVGFSKTYLYSEQLLVTKRKSHINSYADMTGKTLGAQTGSSGYNDIIKQPKLLKDRIKNHDPVLYDSFTNAFIDLNAGRIQGLLIDSTYANYYIARQKHPADFTIIHGPFPKDAFGVGMRKSDITLREKINAGLDKLAKDGTLTKINHKWFGSAADTPLLKKN